One segment of Mycolicibacterium neworleansense DNA contains the following:
- a CDS encoding DEAD/DEAH box helicase has translation MSVQETPGTAVPTFAELGLPAEIVATLAANGIETPFPIQAATLPDSLKGRDVLGRGRTGSGKTYAFLLPLVARLATSGTRRAPNRPRALILAPTRELVTQIEASLTPLAKATGLRSVNIFGGVGPNPQISALRSGVDIVIACPGRLEDHMRSGHADLSAVEVTVLDEADHMADLGFLPGVKRLLDRTPKDCQRLLFSATLDAGVDVLVKRYLHDPVVHSVDSAQSPVTAMVHHVLHVDNAARVNVVADLAAAPGRTIVFARTKHGAKNLTRQLNSRGVSAVELHGNLSQNARTRNLTAFSDGSAAVLVATDIAARGIHVDDVSLVVHADPPVEHKAYLHRSGRTARAGNEGTVVTLMHDAQVSDVRTLTKKAGVKPTITRVNGTDHPVLREIAPGDRVFGDPIRPEPVAQAAPAPRRGGNPVRIRWWRRRPTARWTPPPPPRRRFQLQPLDRRQNGSVRSRSVLSTERDRTGFSEPVTHARRWRHCDRWRPLRRHRRAPHCPGRTGSR, from the coding sequence TTGTCTGTCCAAGAAACCCCGGGCACCGCTGTGCCCACATTCGCCGAGCTCGGCCTGCCCGCCGAGATCGTCGCCACCCTCGCCGCGAACGGAATCGAGACCCCCTTCCCGATCCAGGCCGCGACCCTGCCCGATTCACTCAAAGGCCGCGATGTCCTCGGCCGCGGCCGGACCGGGTCCGGCAAGACGTATGCGTTCCTGTTGCCCCTGGTGGCGCGGTTGGCGACCAGCGGCACCCGCCGGGCGCCGAACCGCCCCCGCGCGCTGATCCTGGCGCCCACCCGTGAACTGGTCACCCAGATCGAGGCCTCGCTCACCCCGCTGGCCAAGGCCACCGGCCTCCGGTCGGTCAACATCTTCGGTGGCGTGGGCCCCAACCCGCAGATCTCCGCGCTCAGAAGTGGCGTGGACATCGTGATCGCTTGCCCGGGCCGGCTCGAAGACCACATGCGGTCCGGCCACGCCGACCTGTCCGCGGTCGAGGTCACCGTGCTCGACGAGGCCGACCACATGGCCGACCTCGGCTTCCTGCCCGGCGTGAAGCGCCTGCTGGACCGCACGCCGAAAGACTGCCAGCGCCTGCTGTTCTCGGCCACTCTCGATGCCGGGGTCGACGTACTGGTCAAGCGCTATCTGCACGACCCCGTGGTGCACAGTGTCGATTCGGCGCAGTCCCCGGTGACCGCGATGGTCCACCACGTGCTGCACGTGGACAACGCCGCACGGGTCAACGTGGTTGCCGATCTGGCTGCCGCCCCGGGCCGGACCATCGTGTTCGCCCGCACCAAGCACGGTGCGAAAAACCTGACTCGCCAGCTCAATTCGCGTGGCGTGTCGGCAGTTGAGCTGCACGGCAACTTGTCTCAGAATGCCCGCACCCGGAACCTGACGGCGTTCTCCGACGGATCGGCGGCAGTTCTGGTGGCCACCGATATCGCCGCCCGCGGGATCCACGTCGACGACGTGAGCCTCGTGGTGCACGCCGATCCGCCGGTCGAGCACAAGGCCTACCTGCACCGGTCCGGGCGCACGGCCCGCGCCGGGAACGAGGGCACCGTGGTGACCCTCATGCACGACGCGCAGGTTTCCGATGTGCGCACCCTGACCAAGAAGGCCGGCGTCAAGCCCACGATCACCCGGGTGAACGGAACCGATCATCCGGTGCTTCGCGAGATCGCCCCCGGCGACCGCGTTTTCGGTGATCCCATTCGTCCCGAGCCGGTCGCCCAGGCCGCTCCGGCGCCGCGGCGCGGGGGCAACCCGGTCCGGATCCGGTGGTGGCGCCGGCGGCCAACAGCGCGGTGGACACCGCCGCCCCCGCCGCGCAGGCGATTCCAACTCCAGCCGCTAGACCGTCGCCAGAACGGAAGTGTGCGGTCCCGCTCGGTCCTCTCCACCGAACGGGACCGCACCGGCTTTTCCGAACCTGTCACACACGCCAGGCGTTGGCGGCACTGCGATCGGTGGCGTCCACTTCGTCGGCACCGTCGCGCACCGCATTGCCCAGGGAGAACAGGATCTCGTTGA
- a CDS encoding WXG100 family type VII secretion target, protein MDHVLSYDFGEIEYSVRQEIHTTSSRFNAALDELRSQIAPLQQVWTREAAQAYAVEQARWNQAAAALNEILFSLGNAVRDGADEVDATDRSAANAWRV, encoded by the coding sequence ATGGATCACGTTCTGTCCTATGACTTCGGCGAGATCGAGTACTCGGTCCGCCAGGAGATCCACACCACCTCGAGCCGGTTCAATGCCGCACTCGACGAATTACGTTCCCAGATCGCGCCGCTGCAGCAGGTCTGGACCCGCGAAGCAGCGCAAGCCTATGCAGTCGAGCAGGCGCGCTGGAACCAGGCCGCGGCGGCCCTCAACGAGATCCTGTTCTCCCTGGGCAATGCGGTGCGCGACGGTGCCGACGAAGTGGACGCCACCGATCGCAGTGCCGCCAACGCCTGGCGTGTGTGA
- a CDS encoding WXG100 family type VII secretion target, translating to MPPGPTGPLGTDFEVMNRVAGRIDVLNDDVRAMLQTFIGKMSSVPPSVWGGVAAVRFRSVVDRWNSESLTLHTTLSRIAETIRTNERTLRAAADMHAQRLGTVGDGI from the coding sequence ATGCCACCAGGACCGACGGGGCCGTTGGGCACCGACTTCGAGGTGATGAATCGCGTGGCCGGCCGGATCGACGTGCTCAACGACGATGTCCGGGCCATGCTGCAGACATTCATCGGGAAGATGAGCAGCGTGCCGCCGTCGGTCTGGGGCGGGGTGGCTGCGGTGCGCTTTCGCAGTGTGGTTGACCGCTGGAACAGTGAATCGCTGACCCTGCACACCACGTTGAGCCGTATCGCGGAGACGATCCGGACCAATGAGCGCACGTTGCGCGCGGCTGCCGACATGCACGCGCAGCGGCTGGGCACCGTCGGTGACGGAATCTGA